In Pseudomonas nunensis, a single window of DNA contains:
- a CDS encoding ANTAR domain-containing response regulator, with the protein MLRILLINDTAKKVGRLKAALTEAGFEVIDESGLTIDLPARVETVRPDVILIDTESPSRDVMEQVVLVTRDQPRPIVMFTDEHDPGVMRQAIKSGVSAYIVEGIHAQRLQPILDVAMARFESDQALRAQLHARDQQLAERKRIELAKGLLMKMKDCNEEEAYTLMRRQAMSRQQKLIQVAEQIIAMGELLG; encoded by the coding sequence ATGTTGCGAATCCTGCTGATCAACGACACAGCGAAGAAAGTCGGGCGCCTCAAAGCCGCCCTGACCGAGGCCGGGTTCGAGGTAATCGACGAATCCGGCCTGACCATCGACCTGCCCGCACGCGTCGAAACGGTGCGTCCGGACGTGATTCTGATCGATACCGAGTCACCCAGCCGCGATGTGATGGAGCAAGTGGTGCTGGTGACCCGCGACCAACCACGGCCAATCGTGATGTTTACCGATGAGCACGACCCCGGCGTCATGCGCCAGGCGATCAAGTCCGGGGTCAGTGCCTACATCGTCGAAGGCATTCACGCACAGCGTTTACAGCCAATTCTCGACGTGGCCATGGCGCGCTTTGAAAGCGACCAGGCCCTGCGTGCGCAACTGCATGCGCGAGATCAGCAACTGGCCGAGCGCAAGCGCATCGAGCTGGCCAAAGGGCTGTTGATGAAGATGAAGGACTGCAACGAAGAAGAGGCCTACACCCTGATGCGCCGCCAAGCCATGAGCCGCCAGCAGAAGCTGATCCAGGTGGCAGAGCAGATTATTGCCATGGGTGAGTTGTTGGGCTGA
- a CDS encoding sensor domain-containing diguanylate cyclase, with amino-acid sequence MSLHAVRPKILGFISEDVSAWLVAMLVLLAGGILTGLLAWATLNLFHHQLRQRFQLLASERYSRIEERFEDQEQRLDGLRRFFANSDSVSRTEFDGYTEPLLHRTQAYSFAKRVTREERPAFEREVRDEGLSDFSICELNPAGELQLAAERDEYVVVLYSQTQSRLGSPLGYDLLAQPLRRATLERADRGSMAVSQPMHLVHVEPTYARGVLLVAPVNRRQSTEAATDKPFGYVMAVISMRQLLADGLPEAGRDYLSVRILDLSTSDQHEVLFESTNPPAASELTASRLLRLADHDYQVDIQPSEAFLAANHSSVSSLVVLGGLLSLLLSALLYVLVSQRQRALKMVEQRTEELRAREQELRGTHGQLRGVLNAATQVAIIATDLRGVISTFNAGAEQMLGYSAADVVGRMTLENLHFPRELVARSAELSARYGKLIPTCQAMLVEGGEEGGHEAREWTLVRQDGSHLAVNMLATPVLDEQGLWVGHLAICIDITERKRVHEALAARDLLLKKLSAHVPGGIYQFKMEFDGRFSVIYASDGIRDIYELEPEVLLLNAEAIFTRIHPQDSTRVRASIRASADTLSPWREEYRVQLPVGGLRWVRGEATPEELPGGGVLWHGYISDISDLKRVEEELRALSVTDSLTGIHNRRYFQERLTTEMARVERGGGELSVIMLDIDHFKRINDQHGHAVGDRVLQAVCERIGHRLRRTDVFCRLGGEEFMVLCPDINGEHAHVLALQLWQALRSSPIEGVGTVTASFGIASWQVGEGADALLLRADSGVYAAKQAGRDRVEVQLH; translated from the coding sequence ATGTCGTTGCACGCCGTGCGCCCCAAGATCCTGGGTTTTATCAGCGAAGACGTCTCGGCCTGGCTGGTCGCGATGCTGGTATTGCTCGCTGGCGGGATTCTCACGGGATTGCTGGCCTGGGCGACGCTGAATCTGTTTCACCATCAATTGCGGCAACGCTTCCAACTGCTGGCCAGTGAGCGTTACAGCCGTATCGAAGAACGTTTCGAAGATCAGGAGCAGCGCCTCGACGGCCTGCGCCGGTTCTTTGCCAATTCCGATTCGGTGTCCCGCACCGAGTTCGACGGTTACACCGAACCTTTATTGCACCGTACCCAAGCGTATTCGTTCGCCAAGCGCGTGACGCGTGAAGAGCGCCCGGCGTTTGAGCGTGAGGTTCGCGACGAAGGGTTGAGCGACTTTTCCATTTGTGAACTCAATCCCGCCGGCGAGCTGCAACTCGCGGCCGAGCGTGATGAGTATGTGGTGGTGCTTTATAGCCAGACGCAAAGTCGTCTTGGTTCGCCGCTGGGCTACGACCTGCTGGCCCAGCCGTTGCGCCGCGCCACCCTGGAAAGGGCGGATCGGGGCAGCATGGCGGTGTCGCAACCGATGCATTTGGTGCATGTCGAGCCGACTTACGCTCGAGGCGTGCTGCTGGTTGCACCGGTCAATCGTCGGCAAAGTACAGAAGCGGCGACGGACAAGCCCTTCGGCTACGTCATGGCGGTGATCAGCATGCGTCAGTTGCTGGCCGACGGACTGCCGGAGGCCGGACGCGATTATCTGTCGGTGCGCATTCTCGACCTGTCCACCAGCGATCAACATGAAGTGCTGTTTGAATCAACCAATCCGCCGGCCGCCAGTGAGCTGACCGCGAGTCGTCTGCTGCGCCTGGCCGACCATGACTATCAAGTGGACATTCAGCCCAGCGAGGCCTTTCTGGCGGCCAACCATTCTTCGGTGAGCAGCCTGGTGGTGCTCGGTGGCCTGCTTAGCCTGTTGCTCAGCGCCTTGCTCTACGTGTTGGTCAGTCAGCGGCAACGGGCGTTGAAAATGGTCGAGCAGCGTACCGAGGAGTTGCGCGCCCGCGAGCAGGAATTGCGCGGCACCCACGGGCAGTTGCGCGGGGTGCTGAACGCCGCGACCCAAGTGGCGATTATCGCCACCGACCTGCGCGGGGTCATCAGCACCTTCAACGCCGGCGCTGAACAGATGCTCGGTTATAGCGCCGCCGACGTGGTCGGGCGCATGACCCTGGAAAACCTGCATTTCCCTCGGGAACTGGTTGCCCGTTCGGCGGAGCTGAGCGCGCGTTACGGCAAGCTGATCCCGACCTGTCAGGCGATGCTGGTCGAGGGCGGCGAGGAGGGAGGTCACGAAGCCCGCGAGTGGACCCTGGTGCGCCAGGATGGCAGTCACCTGGCGGTGAATATGCTGGCTACCCCGGTGCTGGATGAGCAGGGGCTGTGGGTCGGTCACCTGGCGATCTGCATCGACATCACCGAGCGCAAGCGTGTCCACGAAGCCCTGGCGGCGCGGGACTTGCTGCTGAAGAAACTCAGCGCCCATGTGCCGGGCGGCATCTACCAGTTCAAGATGGAGTTCGACGGGCGCTTCAGTGTGATCTACGCCAGTGACGGCATCCGCGACATCTATGAACTTGAGCCGGAAGTGCTGTTGCTCAACGCCGAAGCGATCTTCACGCGGATTCATCCACAGGATTCGACCCGGGTCCGCGCCTCGATCCGCGCCTCGGCGGACACCCTCAGCCCGTGGCGCGAGGAATACCGCGTGCAACTGCCGGTGGGTGGCCTGCGTTGGGTGCGTGGCGAGGCGACACCCGAGGAATTGCCCGGTGGCGGTGTGCTCTGGCACGGCTACATCTCGGACATCTCCGACCTGAAGCGGGTTGAAGAGGAGTTGCGGGCGCTATCGGTGACCGACTCCCTGACCGGCATTCATAACCGCCGCTATTTCCAGGAACGCCTGACCACTGAAATGGCCCGGGTCGAACGCGGCGGCGGCGAGTTGTCGGTGATCATGCTCGACATTGACCACTTCAAGCGCATCAACGACCAGCATGGCCACGCGGTGGGCGACCGGGTGTTGCAAGCGGTGTGCGAGCGCATCGGCCATCGCCTGCGCCGCACCGACGTGTTCTGTCGACTGGGCGGCGAGGAGTTCATGGTGCTGTGCCCGGACATCAACGGCGAACACGCGCATGTCCTGGCCTTGCAGCTGTGGCAAGCGCTGCGCAGCTCGCCGATCGAAGGCGTCGGCACGGTGACCGCGAGTTTCGGGATCGCCAGTTGGCAAGTCGGCGAAGGCGCGGATGCGCTGTTACTGCGGGCGGATTCGGGGGTGTATGCGGCGAAACAGGCGGGCAGGGATCGGGTTGAGGTGCAGCTTCACTGA
- a CDS encoding bifunctional protein-serine/threonine kinase/phosphatase has translation MSLQLSFAEASAIGPREENQDALRLVTPAPALAASKGYLFAIADGVSQCADGGLAARSTLQALALDYYATPETWGVAQALDRLLSAQNRWLQANGGGQPLLTTVSALVIRGRRFTLAHVGDCRVYRWHADQLQRVSEDHVWDQPGMQHVLKRALGLDQHLVLDFLDGELLLDESFVLLSDGVWAVLGDTAIAGILRDQPDLQSAAQTLVNAAHLAGSQDNASALLVRVDALGETSIGDALIHLQQWPLPPALKPGQFFEGWQVEGVLAQSQQSLLYRVRDAQQQPWLLKTLPGHLHDDHLAGQALLSEEWFLKRVAGRHFPEVHAASQRQHLYYVMREYSGSTLAQLQDRTGPLPLAQWQELAERLLRAVGMLHRRQILHRDIKPENLLLGDDGELRLLDFGLAYCPGLSEDQPSALPGTPSYIAPEAFRGEAPTPQQDLYAVGVTLFFLLTGQYPYGEIEAFQRPRFGVPVSASRYRPDLPEWLAQSLERAVAVDPLQRFETAEEWLLLLEQGERRSLSVRPRPLLDREPLKVWRTLALGSLVVNLLLLFLLFHN, from the coding sequence ATGAGCCTGCAACTGAGTTTCGCCGAAGCCAGTGCCATTGGCCCGCGCGAGGAAAATCAGGACGCCTTGCGCCTGGTGACCCCGGCCCCGGCGCTGGCGGCGAGCAAGGGTTACCTGTTCGCCATCGCCGACGGCGTCAGCCAATGCGCCGATGGTGGCCTCGCCGCCCGTTCGACCTTGCAGGCACTGGCGCTGGATTACTACGCAACCCCGGAAACCTGGGGCGTGGCCCAGGCGCTGGATCGCTTGCTGTCGGCGCAAAATCGCTGGTTGCAGGCGAATGGCGGTGGCCAGCCACTGCTGACCACGGTCAGTGCTCTGGTCATTCGCGGCAGGCGTTTTACCCTGGCGCATGTCGGCGATTGCCGAGTGTATCGCTGGCACGCCGACCAGTTGCAGCGGGTCAGCGAGGATCACGTCTGGGATCAGCCGGGCATGCAACATGTGCTGAAACGCGCGTTGGGGCTCGATCAGCATCTGGTGCTGGATTTCCTCGATGGCGAACTGCTGCTCGATGAGAGCTTCGTTTTGCTCAGCGACGGGGTTTGGGCGGTGTTGGGCGATACCGCAATTGCCGGAATCTTGCGCGATCAGCCTGATCTGCAAAGCGCCGCGCAGACCCTGGTCAACGCCGCGCATCTGGCCGGTAGCCAGGACAACGCCAGCGCCCTGTTGGTGCGAGTCGACGCCTTGGGTGAAACCAGCATCGGCGATGCACTGATCCATTTGCAGCAATGGCCGCTGCCGCCCGCACTGAAACCGGGGCAGTTCTTCGAAGGCTGGCAGGTCGAGGGGGTTCTTGCCCAGAGTCAGCAATCGCTGCTTTACCGAGTACGAGATGCGCAGCAACAACCCTGGCTGCTGAAAACCTTGCCCGGGCATCTGCACGACGATCATCTTGCCGGGCAGGCCTTGTTGTCGGAGGAATGGTTTCTCAAACGCGTGGCCGGCCGGCACTTTCCTGAAGTGCATGCCGCCAGCCAGCGTCAGCATTTGTACTACGTGATGCGTGAATATTCCGGATCGACCCTGGCGCAATTGCAGGACCGAACCGGGCCGCTGCCCTTGGCGCAGTGGCAAGAACTCGCCGAGCGCCTGCTGCGGGCGGTGGGCATGCTGCATCGGCGGCAGATCCTGCACCGCGACATCAAACCGGAGAACCTGCTGCTGGGGGACGACGGCGAGCTGCGGCTGCTGGACTTCGGTCTTGCCTACTGCCCGGGCCTGTCCGAGGACCAACCAAGCGCCCTGCCCGGCACACCCAGCTATATCGCGCCAGAAGCCTTTCGCGGCGAAGCACCGACGCCGCAGCAGGATTTGTATGCGGTCGGCGTGACCCTGTTTTTCCTGCTGACCGGGCAGTATCCCTACGGCGAAATCGAAGCCTTTCAGCGGCCACGGTTTGGCGTGCCGGTCAGCGCCAGCCGCTATCGTCCCGACTTGCCGGAATGGCTGGCGCAAAGCCTGGAGCGCGCGGTCGCGGTTGATCCGCTGCAGCGCTTCGAAACGGCTGAAGAATGGTTGTTGCTGCTGGAGCAAGGCGAGCGCCGGAGTTTGAGTGTGAGACCCAGGCCACTGCTGGATCGCGAGCCACTGAAGGTGTGGCGGACGCTGGCCCTGGGCTCGCTGGTGGTGAATCTGCTGCTGTTGTTTCTGCTGTTTCATAACTGA
- the rlmKL gene encoding bifunctional 23S rRNA (guanine(2069)-N(7))-methyltransferase RlmK/23S rRNA (guanine(2445)-N(2))-methyltransferase RlmL: MSDQFEIFLTCPKGLEGLLIEEAVGLGLEEAREHTSAVRGMATMETAYRLCLWSRLANRVLLVLKRFPMKDAEDLYHGVLDIEWQDHMLNDGTLAVEFSGHGSGIDNTHFGALKVKDAIVDKLRTPQGDRPSIDKLNPDLRIHLRLDRGEAILSLDLSGHSLHQRGYRLQQGAAPLKENLAAAILIRSGWPRIAAEGGALADPMCGVGTFLVEAAMIAADMAPNLRREQWGFTAWLGHVPALWKKLHEEATERCAAGLAKPPLWIRGYEADPRLIQPGRNNVERAGLSEWIKIYQGEVGTFEPRPDQNQKGLVICNPPYGERLGDEASLLYLYQNLGERLRQACLNWEAAVFTGAPDLGKRMGIRSHKQYSFWNGALPCKLLLIKVTPDQFVTGERRTPEQRQVEREQAEVEVTDNDVAPGKYEKYNKNGNPIKPAPVVIEQPRLSEGGQMFANRLQKNLKALGKWVKREGIDCYRVYDADMPEYSMAIDLYQDWVHVQEYAAPKSIDPEKASARMFDALAAIPQALNIDKSRVVVKRRERQSGTKQYERQAAQGKFVEVNEGGVKLLVNLTDYLDTGLFLDHRPMRMRIQKEAEGKRFLNLYCYTATASVHAAKGGARSTTSVDLSKTYLDWARRNLSLNGFSDKNRLEQGDVMAWLDACRDEYDLIFIDPPTFSNSKRMEGIFDVQRDQVQLIDLAMARLAPGGVLYFSNNFRKFVLEENLTTRYAVEEITDKTIDPDFARNGKIHSAWKITAR; encoded by the coding sequence ATGTCCGATCAATTCGAAATCTTCCTCACTTGCCCTAAAGGCCTTGAAGGCCTGCTCATCGAGGAAGCCGTCGGGCTTGGCCTTGAAGAAGCGCGTGAACACACTTCTGCCGTGCGCGGCATGGCCACCATGGAAACCGCTTATCGCCTGTGCCTGTGGTCGCGTCTGGCGAACCGGGTGCTGCTGGTGCTCAAGCGTTTCCCGATGAAGGACGCCGAAGACCTGTACCACGGCGTGCTCGACATCGAGTGGCAAGACCACATGCTCAACGACGGCACCCTTGCCGTTGAGTTCAGCGGCCACGGCTCGGGCATCGACAACACTCACTTCGGCGCCTTGAAAGTAAAAGACGCCATCGTCGACAAACTGCGTACCCCGCAAGGCGACCGTCCGTCGATCGACAAGCTCAACCCGGATTTGCGCATTCACCTGCGCCTGGACCGTGGCGAAGCGATCCTCTCCCTCGACCTGTCCGGCCACAGCCTGCACCAGCGCGGCTATCGCTTGCAGCAGGGCGCGGCACCGCTGAAGGAAAACCTCGCGGCGGCGATCCTGATCCGTTCCGGCTGGCCTCGCATTGCGGCCGAAGGCGGCGCGCTGGCTGACCCGATGTGCGGTGTGGGTACGTTCCTCGTCGAAGCGGCAATGATCGCCGCCGATATGGCACCGAACCTGCGTCGCGAACAGTGGGGTTTCACCGCTTGGCTGGGCCACGTCCCGGCCCTGTGGAAAAAGCTCCACGAAGAAGCCACCGAGCGTTGCGCTGCTGGTTTGGCCAAGCCACCGCTGTGGATTCGCGGTTACGAGGCTGACCCGCGCCTGATTCAACCGGGCCGCAATAACGTCGAGCGTGCAGGCCTCAGCGAGTGGATCAAGATCTACCAGGGCGAAGTCGGCACATTTGAGCCGCGTCCAGACCAGAACCAGAAAGGCCTGGTCATCTGCAACCCGCCGTACGGCGAGCGTCTGGGTGACGAGGCGAGCTTGCTCTATCTCTACCAGAACCTCGGCGAGCGCCTGCGTCAGGCTTGCCTGAACTGGGAAGCCGCAGTGTTCACCGGTGCGCCGGACCTGGGCAAGCGCATGGGCATCCGCAGCCACAAACAGTATTCGTTCTGGAACGGCGCGTTGCCGTGCAAGCTGCTGCTGATCAAGGTTACCCCGGACCAGTTCGTCACCGGCGAGCGTCGCACCCCGGAACAGCGTCAGGTCGAGCGTGAGCAGGCTGAAGTCGAAGTCACCGACAACGACGTCGCGCCAGGCAAGTACGAGAAGTACAACAAGAACGGCAACCCGATCAAACCGGCCCCGGTGGTGATCGAGCAACCGCGCTTGAGCGAAGGCGGGCAGATGTTCGCCAACCGCCTGCAAAAGAACCTCAAGGCCCTGGGCAAGTGGGTCAAGCGTGAAGGCATCGACTGCTATCGCGTGTATGACGCCGACATGCCGGAATACTCGATGGCCATCGATCTGTATCAGGATTGGGTCCACGTTCAGGAATACGCTGCGCCGAAGTCCATCGACCCAGAAAAAGCCTCGGCGCGGATGTTCGATGCCCTGGCGGCCATTCCGCAGGCGTTGAACATCGACAAGAGCCGCGTGGTGGTCAAGCGTCGCGAACGTCAGAGCGGCACCAAGCAGTACGAACGCCAGGCTGCGCAAGGCAAGTTCGTCGAGGTCAATGAAGGCGGCGTGAAGCTGCTGGTCAACCTCACCGACTACCTCGACACCGGGCTGTTCCTCGATCACCGGCCAATGCGCATGCGCATCCAGAAAGAGGCCGAGGGCAAACGCTTCCTCAATCTGTATTGCTACACCGCGACCGCCAGTGTCCACGCAGCCAAGGGTGGCGCGCGCAGCACCACCAGCGTCGACTTGTCGAAAACCTACCTGGACTGGGCGCGTCGCAACCTGTCGCTGAACGGTTTCTCCGACAAGAACCGTCTGGAGCAGGGCGATGTGATGGCTTGGCTGGATGCCTGCCGTGACGAGTACGACCTGATCTTCATCGATCCTCCGACCTTCTCCAACTCCAAGCGTATGGAAGGGATCTTCGACGTGCAGCGTGACCAGGTGCAGTTGATTGACCTGGCCATGGCGCGTCTGGCGCCGGGCGGCGTGTTGTACTTCTCCAACAACTTCCGCAAGTTCGTGCTGGAGGAGAACCTCACCACCCGTTACGCGGTCGAGGAAATCACCGACAAGACCATTGATCCGGACTTTGCCCGCAACGGCAAGATCCATAGTGCCTGGAAAATCACGGCCCGCTGA
- a CDS encoding CmpA/NrtA family ABC transporter substrate-binding protein, whose protein sequence is MNETTAGPLAWVNGSDAPEKSAINIGFMALSDCASVVVAATQGFAQPYGLTMNLKRQSSWANLRDKLVSGELDAAHSLYGLIYAVHLGIGGVAPTDMAVLMGLNQNGQSINLSHGLQAQGVISPEALHLRVHQTRPKLTFAQTFPTGTHAMWLYYWLASQGIHPLQDVNSVVVPPPQMVAHLQAGRIDGFCVGEPWCASAVDQNLGFTLATTQSIWPDHPEKVLGCTRAFVEQYPNTARALVMAIIEASRFIEDSQENRRSTAQLLSAPEYLDAPVESIEPRLLGDYADGLGNRWQDPHALRFHGGGEVNLPYLSDGMWFMTQFRRWGLLREDPDYLGVARKVQQLDLYREAATAVGVAAWGQEMRSSQLIDGKVWDGSDPAGYARGFKLHAMSDSSPLLASR, encoded by the coding sequence ATGAATGAAACCACAGCCGGCCCGCTGGCCTGGGTCAACGGCAGCGATGCCCCGGAAAAGTCCGCGATCAATATCGGCTTCATGGCCCTGAGCGACTGCGCCTCGGTGGTGGTCGCCGCCACCCAGGGCTTCGCCCAACCCTATGGCCTGACCATGAACCTCAAGCGCCAGTCGTCTTGGGCCAACCTGCGGGACAAACTGGTCAGCGGCGAACTCGACGCCGCCCACAGCCTCTACGGGCTGATTTACGCGGTACACCTGGGCATCGGCGGCGTCGCGCCCACGGACATGGCGGTGTTGATGGGTCTGAACCAGAACGGGCAGAGCATCAACCTGTCCCACGGCTTGCAAGCGCAGGGGGTGATCAGTCCTGAAGCACTGCACCTTCGCGTGCACCAAACTCGCCCAAAACTGACCTTCGCCCAGACCTTTCCCACCGGCACCCACGCCATGTGGCTGTATTACTGGCTGGCGAGCCAGGGCATTCATCCGTTGCAGGATGTCAACAGCGTGGTGGTGCCGCCGCCGCAAATGGTCGCGCACTTGCAGGCCGGGCGTATCGACGGTTTTTGCGTCGGTGAGCCATGGTGCGCCAGCGCGGTCGATCAGAATCTCGGTTTCACCTTGGCGACGACCCAAAGCATCTGGCCCGATCACCCGGAAAAAGTCCTCGGCTGCACCCGCGCCTTTGTCGAGCAATACCCCAACACCGCCCGGGCGTTGGTGATGGCGATCATCGAAGCCAGCCGTTTTATCGAAGACAGCCAGGAAAACCGTCGCAGCACCGCGCAGTTGTTGAGTGCGCCCGAATATCTCGACGCACCTGTGGAGAGCATCGAACCGCGCCTGCTGGGCGATTACGCCGATGGACTGGGCAATCGCTGGCAAGACCCGCACGCCTTGCGTTTCCATGGCGGCGGCGAGGTCAATCTTCCGTATCTGTCCGATGGCATGTGGTTCATGACCCAATTCCGCCGCTGGGGTTTGCTGCGCGAGGACCCGGATTACCTCGGCGTGGCGCGCAAGGTCCAGCAACTAGACTTGTACCGTGAGGCCGCAACAGCGGTGGGCGTTGCCGCCTGGGGTCAGGAAATGCGCAGCAGCCAGTTGATCGACGGCAAAGTCTGGGATGGTTCGGACCCGGCCGGTTACGCCCGGGGCTTCAAGCTCCACGCCATGAGCGACAGCTCGCCCCTTCTCGCCAGCCGCTGA
- the rmf gene encoding ribosome modulation factor, which produces MRRLKRDPLERAFLRGYQYGVGGKSRELCPFTLPSVRQAWINGWREGRGDNWDGMTGTAGIHRLNELHAVG; this is translated from the coding sequence ATGAGAAGACTTAAGCGTGATCCGTTGGAAAGAGCATTTTTACGCGGATATCAATATGGCGTTGGTGGCAAATCCCGTGAGCTTTGCCCATTTACTCTACCGTCGGTACGCCAAGCCTGGATTAACGGCTGGCGCGAAGGACGCGGCGACAACTGGGACGGTATGACCGGCACTGCGGGAATCCATAGACTCAACGAACTTCACGCCGTTGGCTAA
- a CDS encoding quinone-dependent dihydroorotate dehydrogenase, with product MYTLARQLLFKLSPETSHDLSLDLIGAGGRLGLNGLLCKAPAKVPVKVMGLEFPNPVGLAAGLDKNGAAIDGFAQLGFGFVEIGTITPRPQPGNPKPRIFRLPEAEAIINRMGFNNLGVDHLLARVAAAKYKGVLGINIGKNFDTPVERAVDDYLICLDKVYAHASYVTVNVSSPNTPGLRSLQFGDSLKQLLADLAQRRAELALRHGKHVPLAIKIAPDMTDEETAQVAQALIETGMDAVIATNTTLSRVGVEGLEHGDEAGGLSGAPVRDKSTNTVKVLAAELAGRLPIIAVGGITEGKHAAEKIAAGASLVQLYSGFIYKGPALIRESVDAIAALR from the coding sequence ATGTACACCCTGGCCCGTCAGCTGTTGTTCAAACTTTCCCCGGAAACCTCCCACGATCTGTCCCTGGACCTGATCGGCGCGGGCGGGCGTTTGGGCCTCAACGGCTTGCTGTGCAAGGCGCCGGCGAAAGTGCCGGTGAAGGTCATGGGCCTGGAGTTTCCGAACCCTGTAGGTTTGGCGGCTGGTCTGGACAAGAACGGCGCGGCCATCGACGGTTTTGCCCAGTTGGGTTTTGGCTTCGTCGAAATCGGCACCATCACCCCGCGTCCGCAACCAGGTAACCCGAAACCACGGATTTTCCGCTTGCCGGAAGCCGAGGCGATCATCAATCGCATGGGGTTCAACAACCTTGGCGTCGATCACCTTCTGGCTCGCGTCGCAGCCGCCAAGTACAAGGGCGTGCTCGGCATCAACATCGGCAAGAACTTCGACACCCCGGTTGAACGGGCGGTGGATGATTACCTGATCTGCCTGGACAAGGTCTACGCCCACGCCAGCTACGTGACGGTCAACGTCAGCTCGCCGAACACCCCGGGCCTGCGCAGCCTGCAGTTCGGTGATTCGCTCAAGCAGTTGCTCGCCGATCTGGCCCAGCGCCGGGCTGAACTCGCATTGCGTCACGGCAAGCACGTACCGTTGGCGATCAAGATCGCCCCGGACATGACCGACGAAGAAACTGCACAGGTCGCACAAGCGCTGATCGAAACCGGGATGGACGCGGTGATCGCCACCAACACCACCCTGAGCCGTGTCGGCGTCGAAGGCCTGGAACATGGTGACGAGGCGGGCGGTCTGTCCGGCGCGCCGGTTCGCGACAAGAGCACCAACACCGTGAAGGTCCTGGCGGCAGAATTGGCCGGCCGGTTGCCTATCATCGCGGTGGGTGGCATCACTGAAGGCAAGCACGCGGCTGAGAAAATCGCTGCGGGTGCGAGTCTGGTGCAGCTCTACTCGGGCTTCATCTATAAAGGCCCGGCGCTGATTCGTGAATCGGTCGACGCTATAGCGGCCTTGCGCTGA
- a CDS encoding nitrate/nitrite transporter: protein MNSSFWKSGHAPTLFAAFLYFDLSFMVWYLLGPLAVQIAADLHLTTQQRGMVVATPILAGAVLRFAMGLLADRLSPKTAGLIGQVIVICALFGAWKLGIHSYEQALVLGLFLGMAGASFAVALPLASQWYPPEHQGKAMGIAGAGNSGTVLAALIAPVLAASFGWSNVFGFALIPLILTIIVFAWLAKNAPERPKAKSMADYLKALGDRDSWWFMFFYSVTFGGFIGLASALPGYFNDQYGLSPVTAGYYTAACVFGGSLMRPLGGALADRFGGIRTLLGMYTVAAICIAAVGFNLPSSYAALALFVCTMLGLGAGNGAVFQLVPQRFRREIGVMTGLIGMAGGIGGFALAAGMGAIKQSTGSYQMALWLFASLGVLAWFGLHGVKRRWRTTWGSAAMTAARV, encoded by the coding sequence ATGAATTCAAGCTTCTGGAAATCCGGCCATGCCCCGACCCTGTTCGCGGCCTTCCTCTATTTCGACCTGAGCTTCATGGTCTGGTACCTGCTCGGCCCTCTAGCGGTGCAAATCGCCGCCGACCTGCACCTGACCACGCAACAGCGCGGGATGGTGGTGGCCACGCCGATTCTGGCTGGCGCGGTATTGCGCTTTGCGATGGGCCTGCTGGCCGATCGCCTGTCGCCAAAAACCGCCGGGCTGATTGGCCAGGTGATCGTCATCTGCGCACTGTTCGGCGCCTGGAAACTCGGGATCCACAGCTACGAACAGGCGCTGGTGCTGGGGCTGTTCCTCGGCATGGCCGGCGCGTCCTTCGCCGTCGCCCTGCCGCTGGCGTCGCAATGGTATCCGCCAGAGCATCAAGGCAAGGCCATGGGCATCGCCGGTGCCGGTAACTCGGGCACTGTCCTCGCAGCGCTGATCGCCCCGGTATTGGCCGCATCGTTTGGCTGGAGCAATGTGTTCGGCTTCGCCCTGATCCCGCTGATCCTGACCATCATCGTCTTCGCCTGGCTGGCCAAAAACGCCCCGGAACGGCCGAAAGCCAAGTCCATGGCCGACTACCTCAAGGCCTTGGGTGACCGCGACAGCTGGTGGTTCATGTTTTTCTACAGCGTGACCTTCGGTGGTTTCATCGGCCTCGCTAGCGCCCTGCCCGGCTACTTCAACGACCAATATGGCTTGAGCCCGGTCACCGCCGGTTACTACACCGCCGCCTGCGTGTTCGGTGGCAGCCTGATGCGTCCGTTGGGCGGCGCCCTGGCGGATCGTTTTGGTGGCATTCGCACGTTGCTCGGAATGTACACAGTGGCAGCGATCTGCATCGCGGCGGTGGGTTTCAACTTGCCGAGTTCCTACGCGGCGCTGGCTCTTTTCGTCTGCACCATGCTCGGTCTGGGTGCGGGCAACGGCGCGGTGTTCCAACTGGTGCCGCAGCGTTTTCGTCGGGAGATCGGCGTGATGACCGGGCTGATCGGCATGGCCGGCGGCATCGGTGGCTTCGCCCTTGCGGCGGGCATGGGCGCGATCAAGCAAAGCACCGGCAGCTATCAAATGGCCCTGTGGTTGTTCGCCAGCCTGGGCGTGCTCGCCTGGTTCGGCTTGCATGGCGTGAAACGTCGCTGGAGAACGACTTGGGGTTCGGCCGCGATGACGGCTGCTCGGGTCTGA